The following nucleotide sequence is from Nitrospirota bacterium.
TTTGTCGGGATGTAGAAAGGTAACGGCAAAACCTGACTTTTCAAGAAACCTTGCTGAGTTAAGCACAGAGTGATGTTCTACCTTTGACACTATAATGTGACTACCCTTGCTCTGCTTTGCGAGGGCAATCCCTCTCAGGGCAAGGTTATTTGCCTCTGCACCCGATGATGTAAAGATAATCTCTGAGGGCTTAACATTTATCAGGGAGGAGACCTCTGCCCTTGCCTCCTCTATTGCCTTTCTTGCCCTCATACCTGACTCATAAATGCTGAGGGGGTTGCCAAAGTCCTCCTTAAGATAGGGCATTATTGCCTTAAGAACCTCTTCATCGAGAGGGGTTGTGGCAACATGGTCAAAATACCTTACCTGCATATTTACCTCTCTTTCTTTTTAATGAAAAACTTAAAAAACTCCTCTGTCTCTTCAATCCCAAGAAACTCATTTCCTGTTTTTTCGCACCAGCCAGAAATGTCCTCGAAAGCACCGTCATAATCAGTAAGGATTTCAAGCACCTGACCAGGGGAAAGTGTCTTCATCAGTTCCTCTAACTTAAGAAGATGCATCGGACACATCATATATACTATATCAGCAGTGACATCTGCCTTGACATTCTCGATAAATCTAACAGGCATCTAATTTTGCCTCTTTGTTTTTCTATCGGGCATTGTCCTCACAAGACCTTCTGTATTAAGCAGGTTATCCAATGTGATGGTGCTTAAGAATTCATCTATCTTCTCTCCCAATGCCCTCCAGAGAAGATATGTGACGCAAATATCGATGCGACTGCATCCCTCATCAGGGTTAAGACACGATGTTATGGCAACAGGGCCTTCAAGCTCCTTAAGGATATTACTTATAGAGATTTCATCGGGC
It contains:
- a CDS encoding sulfurtransferase TusA family protein — encoded protein: MPVRFIENVKADVTADIVYMMCPMHLLKLEELMKTLSPGQVLEILTDYDGAFEDISGWCEKTGNEFLGIEETEEFFKFFIKKKER